The Marinomonas sp. CT5 genome contains the following window.
TCGCTCTTTTAATCGAGGGAACATTTTATAAATATCTTCAAGACTCCAAGGACTATTCGTATCAATTGCGATCCTCAGATTTTCTTCTACAGAAAGAATGCCAAAAATTCCACGATGCTCAGGTACGAGTGAAATACCTTTGCGAGCAATTTCAAAAATTTCTTTACCAACAAGATTTTCCCCATTTAGCTGTACAGAACCTTCCTGTGCTTTAACAACACCTACTATTGTTTTTAGTGTTGTTGTTTTTCCAGCACCATTTCTGCCTAATAACGTAACAATTTCGCCAGATTCAATGGCCAATTCAATGCCATTTAAAATATGACTTTTACCGTAATAAGAGTGAAGGTTATTAATGACTAATTTACTCATTTCCACTTTCTCCTAAATACGCCTTCTTAACTTGCTCGTCTCCTTTAATAGCTTCAGGAGAACCTTCAATTAAGATATTTCCTTGATGCATGACAGTAATACGATCAGAAATAGACATAACTAATTTCATATTATGCTCAATCAGCATAACCGTATGCTGTTTACC
Protein-coding sequences here:
- a CDS encoding ABC transporter ATP-binding protein, whose amino-acid sequence is MSKLVINNLHSYYGKSHILNGIELAIESGEIVTLLGRNGAGKTTTLKTIVGVVKAQEGSVQLNGENLVGKEIFEIARKGISLVPEHRGIFGILSVEENLRIAIDTNSPWSLEDIYKMFPRLKERRKNGGNALSGGEQQMLAIARALVNNPNFLLLDEPTEGLAPVIVDEIVRILDQIRAAGVGVLLVEQNLSVCEKLADKHYVVELGEIVYQGSKAEFSKQDDIKSRYLAV